A genomic window from Euzebyales bacterium includes:
- a CDS encoding thiamine-binding protein yields MILAEIQCLPTPPGTPDNRHAHVEAAIAEIEHSGVTYEVGALGTTLQGDADDVWPLLRRVHETCLAAGADSAVTVIKVAGASDPERTPRMQDLTAKFRATPDRAERDGDPGVAEDPGGWRGPAGSSVEPGAPPSG; encoded by the coding sequence ATGATCCTGGCCGAGATCCAGTGCCTGCCGACGCCGCCGGGCACGCCTGACAACCGTCACGCCCACGTCGAGGCGGCGATCGCTGAGATCGAACACTCCGGCGTGACCTACGAGGTCGGCGCGCTCGGCACGACCCTGCAGGGCGATGCCGACGACGTCTGGCCGTTGCTGCGGCGGGTGCACGAGACCTGCCTCGCCGCCGGAGCCGACTCGGCGGTGACCGTGATCAAGGTGGCGGGCGCCTCCGATCCGGAGCGGACGCCCCGGATGCAGGATCTGACGGCCAAGTTCCGCGCCACGCCCGACCGCGCCGAGCGCGACGGCGACCCGGGCGTAGCGGAGGATCCCGGCGGGTGGAGGGGGCCCGCCGGGTCCTCCGTCGAACCGGGCGCGCCGCCGTCGGGGTAG
- a CDS encoding glycosyltransferase 87 family protein: METGEHVGDAQRVVVPVGMLLAAALIVVAGWMFKAHCYVDGAWHGGEQYTTGCYTDVVPFWTIREVSAGAVPYLDSALEYPVLTGAQIWFEGAVARALVGSTGSASVFLTAVTLVNGALALGILAVLARIGVPHRRLWWWALAPPLVLYVGHNWDLLAMFLLMVAIAGHQRGRALSAGIAVGLGTAAKLFPGLALPLFALAHLRRGAVADVTRLLGGAAGAWLVVNVPVAIVAFEPWAEFYTFSSERLGTFAASWTVAAELDLVHTSVAQRNLWGAVAFAVGAVAIVAIGWARHAGREWVLLTPLIAWFLLTSKVYSPQFDLWLMPLLVATSRRTWPLAAFVVTDALVYLTEFWYLGFRAGYSPSAPYPALAGAAVLRALVLVCIIVLAVRDRAPAWTATSRASSPVDDATAVGADSR, encoded by the coding sequence ATGGAGACCGGCGAGCACGTCGGCGACGCCCAACGTGTCGTCGTGCCGGTCGGCATGCTGCTGGCCGCGGCACTGATCGTCGTCGCCGGATGGATGTTCAAGGCGCACTGCTACGTGGATGGCGCCTGGCACGGTGGCGAGCAGTACACGACCGGGTGCTACACCGATGTCGTGCCCTTCTGGACGATCCGGGAGGTGTCGGCGGGCGCTGTCCCGTATCTGGACTCCGCGCTGGAGTACCCTGTGCTGACTGGGGCGCAGATCTGGTTCGAGGGCGCGGTCGCACGCGCGCTGGTGGGATCCACGGGCTCGGCATCTGTGTTCCTCACGGCGGTCACGCTGGTCAACGGCGCGCTCGCGCTGGGCATCCTGGCCGTCCTGGCCCGCATCGGCGTGCCGCACCGCCGCCTGTGGTGGTGGGCTCTCGCCCCGCCGCTGGTCCTGTACGTGGGCCACAACTGGGACCTGCTGGCGATGTTCCTTCTGATGGTCGCCATCGCGGGGCATCAGCGGGGTCGCGCGCTGAGCGCCGGCATCGCCGTCGGGCTCGGCACCGCTGCCAAGTTGTTCCCGGGGCTGGCGCTGCCGCTGTTCGCGCTGGCGCACCTGCGCCGGGGTGCCGTGGCCGACGTCACACGGCTGCTCGGCGGCGCGGCCGGCGCGTGGTTGGTCGTCAACGTGCCCGTCGCGATCGTCGCGTTCGAGCCTTGGGCGGAGTTCTACACGTTCTCGTCAGAGCGGCTCGGCACGTTCGCGGCGTCGTGGACCGTCGCGGCCGAGCTCGACCTGGTGCACACGTCGGTCGCGCAGCGCAACCTGTGGGGCGCGGTCGCGTTCGCGGTCGGTGCCGTCGCCATCGTCGCGATCGGCTGGGCGCGACACGCCGGTCGCGAATGGGTGCTGCTCACCCCCCTGATCGCCTGGTTCCTGCTGACGAGCAAGGTGTACTCGCCCCAGTTCGACCTGTGGTTGATGCCACTGCTGGTGGCCACGTCACGACGGACGTGGCCGCTGGCCGCGTTCGTCGTGACGGACGCGCTGGTGTACCTCACCGAGTTCTGGTACCTGGGGTTCCGGGCCGGCTACTCGCCGTCGGCGCCGTACCCGGCGCTGGCCGGCGCGGCTGTGCTCCGCGCCCTCGTGCTCGTCTGCATCATCGTGCTCGCCGTGCGCGATCGTGCACCGGCCTGGACGGCGACGTCCCGCGCGTCCTCGCCCGTCGATGATGCGACCGCCGTGGGTGCCGACAGCCGGTAG
- a CDS encoding RNA polymerase sigma factor, with the protein MSSARSLDSGSANDATRSYLNMIGRVRLLRADEEVDLSKRVEAGLEAEGLLAAGDASPERTANLRLIARQGRTAKKRLVEANLRLVVSIAKRYQHRGMHLLDLVQEGNLGLIRAVEKFDHRRGYRFSTYAMWWIRQAISRALADQARTIRVPAHVRDAMNRLFSAQRTMVQDLGREPTEAELAAELGIDVERVREIQALSQEPVSLEAPLRQEEDASLGDFIPDDDAVMPVDAVSGTMLKEQLENVLHELTDREQEVIRLRFGMNGERPSTLEEVGQAFGVTRERVRQIELKTLAKLRHPSRSDVLRDYL; encoded by the coding sequence ATGAGTTCGGCGCGGTCGTTGGACTCCGGATCGGCGAATGACGCCACGCGCTCGTATCTGAACATGATCGGCCGCGTGCGCCTGCTGCGGGCGGACGAAGAGGTCGATCTTTCCAAGCGCGTCGAGGCGGGACTCGAGGCTGAGGGACTGCTGGCCGCCGGTGACGCGTCGCCGGAACGCACCGCGAACCTGCGGTTGATCGCGCGTCAGGGCCGCACCGCCAAGAAGCGGCTGGTCGAGGCGAACCTGCGTCTGGTCGTCTCGATCGCCAAGCGATACCAGCATCGGGGCATGCATCTGCTCGACCTGGTGCAGGAGGGCAACCTCGGTCTGATCCGCGCGGTCGAGAAGTTCGATCATCGCCGTGGCTACCGGTTCTCGACCTACGCGATGTGGTGGATCCGCCAGGCGATCAGCCGGGCGCTGGCCGACCAGGCGCGCACCATCCGTGTTCCCGCCCACGTCCGCGACGCGATGAACCGGCTGTTCAGCGCGCAGCGCACTATGGTGCAGGACCTGGGTCGCGAGCCCACCGAGGCGGAGCTCGCCGCGGAGCTCGGCATCGACGTCGAGCGCGTGCGTGAGATCCAGGCGCTCAGCCAGGAGCCCGTCAGCCTCGAGGCGCCGTTGCGTCAGGAGGAGGACGCCAGCCTGGGCGACTTCATCCCCGACGACGACGCCGTGATGCCGGTCGATGCCGTGAGCGGCACCATGCTCAAGGAGCAGCTCGAGAACGTGCTGCACGAGCTGACCGACCGGGAGCAGGAGGTGATCCGGCTGCGGTTCGGCATGAACGGCGAGCGTCCGAGCACGCTCGAGGAGGTCGGACAGGCGTTCGGGGTCACCCGTGAACGGGTGCGGCAGATCGAGCTGAAGACCCTGGCCAAGCTGCGCCATCCGTCGCGCAGCGACGTGCTGCGCGACTACCTGTGA
- a CDS encoding class I SAM-dependent methyltransferase, which produces MLGSAHRGRGDARGPDDEATDQPAPDTDAAEPNGPRQPLAFEPGDDDGWHELARGYRLAGLLLSAHRMGLLRLLSDGEVQQVDAMATHLLADRKLLADICRALRATGLLEQVADGWRLTPAGARLASDHVASLELDAMAEDYRRWGELDRHARTLWRDGRTEPDRHGDADVDSSVQAARRYARRMSSRRRLQAARLVGGVEPTRPVTVLDAWGGDGYVSREICASWPHATCTVLEIPTVARIAGEACAGHPRIAVVAGDVLTGDPAAALGGGTVDVVVLSHVLQSLTERRRRELSAQIARVLAPGGCLLSSEFVLRWNDRDSLDVLLWTVARTAANWQGDALSASEQDLLLRGSGLAAVASWWVTRSSRAVLGVKPAAGVEPALRPVAAGTR; this is translated from the coding sequence ATGCTCGGCTCAGCTCATCGTGGGCGCGGTGACGCGCGCGGCCCCGACGACGAGGCAACGGATCAGCCGGCTCCGGACACCGACGCCGCGGAGCCGAACGGTCCGCGTCAGCCACTGGCCTTCGAGCCCGGTGACGACGACGGCTGGCACGAGCTGGCGCGGGGGTACCGGCTTGCCGGCCTGTTGCTGAGCGCGCACCGCATGGGTCTGTTGCGGCTGCTCTCGGACGGCGAGGTCCAGCAGGTCGACGCGATGGCGACGCACCTGCTCGCCGACCGCAAGCTGCTCGCCGACATCTGTCGTGCGCTGCGCGCGACCGGGCTGCTCGAGCAGGTCGCCGACGGCTGGCGACTGACACCGGCGGGCGCCCGGCTGGCGAGCGATCACGTCGCGAGCCTCGAGCTTGACGCCATGGCCGAGGACTACCGGCGCTGGGGTGAGCTCGACCGTCACGCGCGGACGCTGTGGCGCGACGGCCGCACCGAACCCGACAGGCACGGCGACGCCGATGTGGACAGCAGCGTGCAGGCGGCCCGGCGCTACGCGCGGCGCATGAGCAGCCGGCGACGGCTGCAGGCCGCCAGGCTCGTGGGCGGTGTCGAGCCGACGCGTCCGGTCACGGTCCTCGACGCGTGGGGCGGTGACGGCTACGTCTCCCGTGAGATCTGCGCATCGTGGCCACACGCGACCTGCACGGTGCTCGAGATCCCGACGGTGGCGCGCATCGCCGGCGAGGCCTGCGCCGGCCACCCGCGCATCGCGGTCGTGGCGGGCGACGTGCTCACCGGCGATCCGGCCGCGGCGCTGGGGGGTGGGACGGTCGACGTGGTCGTCCTGTCGCACGTGCTCCAGAGCCTCACCGAACGGCGTCGACGGGAACTGTCCGCCCAGATCGCACGGGTCCTGGCGCCGGGGGGGTGCTTGCTGTCGAGCGAGTTCGTGCTGCGCTGGAACGATCGCGACTCACTCGACGTGCTGCTGTGGACGGTCGCGCGCACCGCTGCCAACTGGCAGGGCGACGCGCTGTCGGCGTCGGAGCAGGACCTGCTGCTGCGGGGCAGCGGTCTGGCCGCCGTCGCGTCGTGGTGGGTCACGCGCTCGAGCCGGGCCGTGCTCGGCGTCAAGCCGGCCGCCGGGGTCGAGCCGGCGCTGCGTCCCGTGGCCGCCGGCACGCGGTGA
- the dnaG gene encoding DNA primase, whose protein sequence is MAGRINEEDVQSLRERANLAAVVSDYTALKRSGSRLRGLCPFHDERTPSFFVDPARGFFHCFGCDAGGDVYDFLQRIEALTFPEAVERLARIEGVTLRYEELSPGQRRALGRRTRLVECLGEARTFFSAQLLTGAGEAARTYLTRRGLTREVAEHFQVGWAPDAWEDTVRHLTAEGFGQQEIADAGLATRGRRGLVDRFRGRVIFPILDASGRDVVAFGGRIVPGLDLRTTGRDQHAPKYINSPETEVYRKSRVLYGLNWARADIQRRDTAVVVEGYLDVIGMHSAGATHTVATCGTALTAEHFGQLEKFARRVILALDADHAGYQAADRARALAVEQGIREVGVLSLPEGQDPAELAASGPARVEDALAATATAVEFQIAYLLAQADTSTPEGQVDAYRRTFPLLAQLDDRFLRYSYIRDIVAPAARLSADLIERELDEHLAAGGGSRATPRSAPVDPVRTAGAQPRDPQLRLERAVLQAAIQHPEVEVDGWTEVTAEDFTAPASRTLFAALTNGTWHRLSDVLERLPDDQTRARIRALAVAPPTTPADPHKLAENVMRLRAATLARRIAEISVQLARLNAAVDGKRLRELSAEKERLVRERHVLVEGG, encoded by the coding sequence GTGGCGGGCAGGATCAACGAGGAGGACGTCCAGTCCCTGCGTGAGCGTGCCAACCTTGCGGCGGTCGTCAGCGACTACACCGCGCTCAAGCGCAGTGGCAGCAGGTTGCGGGGGCTGTGCCCGTTCCACGACGAGCGGACCCCGTCGTTCTTCGTCGACCCGGCGCGGGGCTTCTTCCACTGCTTCGGCTGCGACGCCGGTGGCGACGTGTACGACTTCCTCCAGCGCATCGAGGCGCTGACGTTCCCGGAGGCGGTCGAACGTCTGGCGCGCATCGAAGGCGTGACCCTGCGCTACGAGGAGCTGTCGCCCGGACAGCGCCGCGCGCTGGGCCGGCGGACCCGGCTCGTCGAGTGCCTGGGCGAGGCGCGGACGTTCTTCTCGGCCCAGCTGCTGACCGGGGCGGGTGAGGCAGCGCGGACCTATCTGACCCGGCGCGGCCTGACCCGCGAGGTGGCCGAGCACTTCCAGGTGGGTTGGGCGCCCGATGCATGGGAGGACACCGTCCGTCACCTGACCGCCGAGGGCTTCGGGCAGCAGGAGATCGCCGACGCCGGGCTGGCGACCCGCGGTCGCCGGGGGCTGGTGGACCGCTTCCGTGGGAGGGTGATCTTCCCGATCCTCGACGCGAGTGGCCGCGACGTCGTGGCGTTCGGCGGCCGGATCGTGCCCGGTCTCGACCTGCGGACGACCGGCCGCGACCAGCACGCGCCCAAGTACATCAACTCGCCGGAGACGGAGGTCTACCGGAAGTCGCGTGTGCTGTACGGGCTCAACTGGGCCCGCGCGGACATCCAGCGCCGTGACACGGCGGTGGTCGTCGAAGGCTACCTCGATGTGATCGGCATGCACTCCGCCGGGGCGACCCACACCGTTGCGACGTGCGGCACGGCGCTGACCGCCGAGCACTTCGGTCAGCTCGAGAAGTTCGCGCGCCGCGTCATACTGGCGCTCGACGCCGACCACGCCGGGTACCAGGCCGCCGATCGCGCGCGGGCCCTGGCCGTCGAGCAGGGCATCCGTGAGGTCGGGGTCCTGTCGCTGCCCGAGGGTCAGGATCCTGCGGAGCTGGCCGCCTCCGGTCCCGCGCGGGTCGAGGATGCCCTCGCAGCCACGGCGACCGCCGTCGAGTTCCAGATCGCGTACCTGCTGGCCCAGGCCGACACGTCGACGCCGGAAGGCCAGGTCGACGCGTACCGGCGGACGTTCCCGCTGCTCGCGCAACTCGACGACCGCTTCCTGCGGTACAGCTACATCCGGGACATCGTCGCCCCTGCGGCGCGTCTGTCGGCGGACCTCATCGAGCGGGAGCTCGATGAACATCTCGCGGCCGGCGGGGGGTCCCGTGCGACACCGCGTTCGGCGCCGGTGGACCCGGTGCGGACGGCGGGCGCACAGCCGCGCGATCCGCAGCTCAGGCTCGAGCGCGCCGTGCTGCAGGCGGCGATCCAACATCCCGAGGTCGAGGTCGACGGCTGGACGGAGGTCACGGCCGAGGACTTCACGGCGCCGGCGTCCCGCACGTTGTTCGCAGCGTTGACGAACGGTACGTGGCACCGGTTGTCGGACGTGCTCGAGCGGTTGCCGGACGATCAGACGCGCGCCCGGATCCGGGCGTTGGCGGTTGCCCCTCCCACGACACCCGCCGACCCGCATAAGCTGGCAGAGAACGTGATGCGGTTACGGGCCGCGACACTCGCGCGGAGGATCGCCGAGATCAGCGTGCAACTCGCCCGGCTGAACGCAGCGGTGGACGGGAAGCGCCTACGGGAGCTGAGTGCCGAGAAGGAGCGGCTCGTGCGCGAGCGTCACGTGCTGGTAGAGGGCGGCTGA
- a CDS encoding ABC transporter substrate-binding protein yields MNRRTTRVTVLAVLAVLAVLAAACGGEAATTDAAGTGSEPAATTGTTSTDADDSAPRDVTVMLDWTPNTNHSGLYLAEANGWYGDEGLDVEIIQPGEQGGLPALASGDADFAVSVQEQLLPARAQGAPVVSIAAIIPTNTSSLVMLADEGVERPADLAGHRYGGFGGELETELVSRLVECDGGDPGAVDFVEVGNVDYRAGLERDFYDFVWIFDGWDGIRLAQAGVDTTSIPFDEHFDCIPNWYTPLLATSESLIEDDPEIVTAFMEATTRGYEVAASDPSAASDALLAAAPELDEDLVRASAEYLAPEYAPDGAWGVQDPQVWTDFTAFLTEAGILSGDVAVDASWTNDFLPAAASSAEGEASAPSAAPSG; encoded by the coding sequence ATGAACCGGAGAACGACCCGGGTGACGGTGCTGGCCGTGCTGGCCGTGCTGGCCGTGCTGGCCGCCGCGTGCGGCGGCGAGGCCGCGACGACGGACGCTGCCGGCACCGGCAGCGAGCCGGCGGCCACGACCGGGACCACGTCGACGGACGCCGACGACAGCGCACCGCGGGACGTCACGGTGATGCTGGACTGGACCCCGAACACGAACCACTCCGGGCTGTACCTGGCGGAGGCGAACGGCTGGTACGGGGACGAGGGACTCGACGTCGAGATCATCCAGCCCGGTGAGCAGGGCGGCCTGCCGGCGCTCGCCTCCGGTGACGCCGACTTCGCGGTGTCGGTGCAGGAGCAACTGCTGCCGGCGCGCGCCCAGGGCGCGCCGGTCGTGTCGATCGCCGCGATCATCCCGACCAACACCTCCAGCCTGGTCATGCTGGCCGACGAGGGCGTCGAGCGGCCTGCGGATCTGGCAGGGCACCGTTACGGCGGCTTCGGTGGTGAGCTCGAGACCGAGCTCGTCAGCCGGCTCGTGGAATGTGACGGAGGCGATCCCGGAGCGGTCGACTTCGTCGAGGTCGGCAACGTCGACTACCGCGCGGGGCTGGAGCGGGACTTCTACGACTTCGTCTGGATCTTCGACGGCTGGGACGGCATCAGGCTCGCGCAGGCCGGTGTCGACACCACGTCGATCCCCTTCGACGAGCACTTCGACTGCATCCCCAACTGGTACACACCGCTGCTCGCGACGTCGGAGTCGCTGATCGAGGACGATCCGGAGATCGTCACGGCCTTCATGGAGGCGACGACCCGTGGGTACGAGGTCGCGGCCAGCGACCCGTCGGCCGCGTCCGACGCGCTGCTGGCCGCCGCACCCGAGCTCGACGAGGACCTGGTCCGCGCGAGCGCGGAGTACCTGGCACCGGAGTACGCGCCGGACGGTGCGTGGGGCGTGCAGGACCCGCAGGTGTGGACCGACTTCACCGCGTTCCTGACCGAGGCGGGCATCCTGTCCGGCGACGTCGCCGTCGACGCGTCCTGGACGAACGATTTCCTTCCGGCCGCCGCGTCCTCCGCGGAGGGCGAAGCGTCGGCCCCGTCGGCTGCGCCGAGTGGTTGA
- a CDS encoding ABC transporter permease codes for MADRIRVERWVPPAALIAVLLLCWEVSVRVLGTPAYILPPPSAILRAFGEVRPLLGEHIVTTVTEALVGIVIGALAGVVLAVAVWAVPVFRRLTYPLLVASQTVPMVVLAPLLVLWFGFGLTPKVVVVALIAVFPVAISTVQGLASTDPEQIDLLRSMGAGRREILRMVLIPAATPAFFAGLRIASAYAIAGAVIGEWVGASSGLGLFLTRSQRSFRVDRVFVGVAVITVLSVALFGIVDLLSRIAAPWQRVEREQRKRT; via the coding sequence GTGGCGGACAGGATCCGTGTCGAACGGTGGGTTCCGCCGGCGGCGTTGATCGCCGTGCTGCTGCTCTGCTGGGAGGTCAGCGTGCGCGTGCTCGGCACGCCCGCCTACATCCTGCCGCCCCCGTCGGCCATCCTGCGCGCGTTCGGCGAGGTCCGCCCGCTGCTGGGCGAGCACATCGTGACCACGGTGACCGAGGCGCTCGTCGGCATCGTCATCGGTGCGCTCGCCGGGGTCGTGCTCGCCGTCGCCGTCTGGGCCGTGCCCGTGTTCCGGCGGCTGACGTATCCGCTGCTGGTCGCCAGCCAGACCGTACCGATGGTGGTGCTCGCACCGCTGCTTGTGCTGTGGTTCGGGTTCGGCCTGACGCCCAAGGTGGTGGTGGTCGCGCTGATCGCCGTGTTCCCCGTGGCCATCTCGACGGTGCAGGGCCTGGCGTCGACCGATCCTGAACAGATCGACCTCCTGCGCAGCATGGGGGCGGGACGCCGTGAGATCCTGCGCATGGTCCTGATCCCGGCCGCGACCCCGGCCTTCTTCGCCGGCCTGCGCATCGCGTCGGCGTACGCGATCGCGGGTGCGGTGATCGGTGAATGGGTGGGAGCCAGCAGTGGTCTCGGCCTGTTCCTCACCCGGTCGCAGCGGTCGTTCCGTGTCGATCGGGTGTTCGTCGGCGTCGCGGTCATCACGGTCCTCAGTGTCGCGCTGTTCGGAATCGTCGACCTGTTGTCGAGGATCGCCGCGCCGTGGCAGCGCGTCGAACGCGAACAGAGGAAGCGCACATGA
- a CDS encoding thiamine diphosphokinase has translation MQRDPSAVVLVVAGGDTVDPALAERIGPVGHVIAADSGLHVADELGFTVDVVVGDFDSADPAALARDGLEIERHPRAKDQTDIVLALDRALDVGADSVVVVSGGGGRLDHALANLLVLAAPRYAAMCVRALIGDAEVTVVRDRHTMTGEPGSVVSLFAIDGPAHGVVTDGLRYPLRDEMLEPLSSRGVSNELAAPRATVALDDGVLLVVRPGGERRDSRAEDRSTTDEEVPA, from the coding sequence GTGCAGAGGGACCCATCGGCCGTCGTTCTCGTCGTCGCTGGCGGCGACACGGTCGATCCGGCGCTCGCCGAACGCATCGGCCCGGTCGGCCACGTCATCGCTGCCGACTCCGGGCTGCACGTTGCCGACGAGCTCGGGTTCACCGTCGATGTCGTCGTCGGCGACTTCGACAGCGCCGATCCGGCGGCGCTGGCGCGTGACGGCCTGGAGATCGAACGGCATCCGCGCGCCAAGGACCAGACTGACATCGTGCTGGCACTCGACCGCGCGCTCGACGTTGGCGCCGACAGCGTGGTGGTCGTCTCCGGCGGTGGCGGACGGCTCGACCATGCGCTGGCGAACCTGCTGGTCCTCGCGGCGCCGCGCTACGCGGCGATGTGTGTCCGGGCGCTGATCGGCGACGCCGAGGTGACGGTCGTGCGCGACCGCCACACCATGACAGGGGAGCCGGGCAGCGTCGTGTCGCTGTTCGCGATCGACGGGCCGGCACACGGCGTGGTCACCGACGGCCTGCGCTATCCACTGCGTGACGAGATGCTCGAGCCGCTCTCCAGCCGCGGCGTGAGCAACGAGCTGGCGGCGCCCCGCGCGACGGTCGCGCTGGACGATGGTGTGCTGCTCGTCGTCCGCCCGGGCGGCGAGCGTCGCGACTCGCGCGCCGAGGACAGGTCGACGACCGACGAGGAGGTCCCGGCATGA
- a CDS encoding ABC transporter ATP-binding protein, producing MIEVSGLRHRFGDVDVLDDLSLHVPPGSFTGLVGPSGCGKSTVLRVLAGLLVPDAGTVTIDGRSVVGAPGGTAYMPQRDLLLPWRRALGNAVVGAEIAGTDRREAERQARALFDRFGLAGFEHAWPATLSGGMRQRLALLRTFLCGRDVLLLDEPFGALDAITRRDMHGWLQQVLADDPRTVLLVTHDIEEALVLCDEVVVLSDRPARIVERLPVRLPRPRGTDVVTDKRFVDDKATLLAALERGRGAQAPAVSSLRRRSDRRRSRRPGRRRYGC from the coding sequence GTGATCGAGGTCTCGGGGCTGCGTCACCGCTTCGGCGACGTCGACGTGCTCGACGACCTGTCCCTGCACGTGCCGCCCGGCTCCTTCACCGGGTTGGTGGGACCCAGCGGGTGCGGCAAGAGCACCGTGCTGCGGGTGCTTGCCGGCCTGCTGGTGCCCGACGCCGGGACGGTCACGATCGACGGACGTTCGGTGGTCGGCGCTCCGGGAGGCACGGCCTACATGCCCCAGCGCGACCTGCTGCTGCCGTGGCGGCGTGCCCTGGGCAACGCCGTTGTCGGCGCGGAGATCGCCGGCACGGATCGGCGCGAGGCGGAGCGGCAGGCACGTGCGCTGTTCGACCGCTTCGGCCTCGCGGGGTTCGAGCACGCGTGGCCGGCGACCTTGTCCGGCGGCATGCGCCAACGCCTCGCGCTGCTGCGGACGTTCCTGTGCGGGCGCGACGTCCTGCTGCTCGACGAACCGTTCGGTGCGCTCGACGCCATCACCCGCCGCGACATGCACGGCTGGCTGCAGCAGGTGCTGGCGGACGACCCGCGGACGGTGCTGCTCGTCACGCACGACATCGAGGAGGCCCTCGTGCTGTGCGACGAGGTGGTCGTTCTGTCGGATCGTCCGGCGCGGATCGTCGAGCGCCTGCCCGTGCGGTTGCCACGTCCGCGGGGCACCGACGTCGTGACCGACAAGCGGTTCGTCGACGACAAGGCCACACTGCTCGCGGCGCTCGAACGGGGCAGGGGCGCCCAGGCCCCCGCGGTGAGCAGCCTCAGGCGTCGGTCTGACCGACGACGATCGCGTCGACCAGGCCGGCGGCGGTACGGGTGTTGA
- a CDS encoding TetR/AcrR family transcriptional regulator C-terminal ligand-binding domain-containing protein, with protein sequence MTTSFIEHLPTAHYRSSRDERSTAAVLRATLAELDDRGYASASLRTIAARAEVPLETVFSQWRSKQHLVHDAIEHLAASQPRPETGDVRTDLLQVAEAFIELLTHAGAAQVLRSMVAAVDGDGAAGVALRIGVLGERRAVVRRIVERGQRRQQFPSSVHPGLVADALIGGVVYRLLVSNESLNTRTAAGLVDAIVVGQTDA encoded by the coding sequence ATGACCACATCCTTCATCGAGCACCTGCCGACCGCGCACTACCGCTCGTCACGCGACGAGCGCTCCACTGCAGCCGTGCTCCGTGCGACGCTGGCCGAACTCGACGACCGAGGCTACGCGTCCGCGTCGCTGCGGACCATCGCCGCCCGCGCCGAGGTGCCGCTCGAGACGGTGTTCTCGCAGTGGCGCTCCAAACAGCACCTGGTCCATGACGCGATCGAGCACCTCGCGGCGTCGCAGCCCCGTCCCGAGACCGGCGATGTCCGCACCGACCTGCTGCAGGTGGCCGAGGCATTCATCGAACTGCTGACCCACGCGGGGGCCGCGCAGGTGCTGCGGTCCATGGTCGCGGCGGTCGACGGCGACGGCGCCGCCGGCGTGGCGTTGCGCATCGGCGTGCTCGGAGAACGCCGAGCGGTCGTGCGCCGCATCGTGGAGCGCGGCCAGCGGCGCCAGCAGTTCCCGTCGTCGGTCCACCCCGGACTGGTGGCCGACGCACTCATCGGCGGGGTCGTGTACCGGCTGCTGGTCTCCAACGAGTCCCTCAACACCCGTACCGCCGCCGGCCTGGTCGACGCGATCGTCGTCGGTCAGACCGACGCCTGA